The following are encoded together in the Phenylobacterium sp. NIBR 498073 genome:
- the rlmN gene encoding 23S rRNA (adenine(2503)-C(2))-methyltransferase RlmN — protein sequence MGVTLDLSRAPVAPAVKPNLSGLTRKALAQALIDAEVVRPDKAKMRASQLWRWIHHYGATDFSAMTDVAKETRAALDEAFTLARPEVVERQVSKDGTRKWLIRMAPGIEVETVYIPDVGRSGALCVSSQVGCTLNCTFCHTGTQALVRNLTAAEIVAQVQVARDDLSEWPSPKEDRRLSNIVFMGMGEPLYNLDNVADAIDIIADGEGIAISRRRITVSTSGVVPELKALGERTQAMLAISLHATNDDLRDVLVPLNKKYDIATLMEGIRNYPGLSNTRRVTFEYVMLKDVNDSPAEAKALVKLLKGIPAKINLIPFNPWPGTNYGCSDWGAIESFAAILNRAGYASPIRTPRGRDILAACGQLKSESEKLRASARRKLAAGDAEAIA from the coding sequence TTGGGCGTCACCCTTGATCTTTCGCGCGCACCCGTCGCGCCCGCCGTCAAACCGAACCTTTCGGGCCTGACCCGCAAGGCGCTGGCCCAGGCGCTGATCGACGCCGAGGTCGTGCGCCCGGACAAGGCCAAGATGCGCGCCAGCCAGCTGTGGCGCTGGATCCACCACTATGGGGCCACCGACTTTTCGGCGATGACCGACGTCGCCAAGGAGACCCGCGCGGCGCTGGACGAGGCTTTCACCCTGGCGCGTCCGGAAGTGGTCGAGCGCCAGGTGTCCAAGGACGGCACCCGCAAGTGGCTGATCCGCATGGCGCCGGGCATCGAGGTCGAGACCGTCTACATTCCCGACGTCGGCCGCTCGGGGGCGCTGTGCGTCTCCAGCCAGGTCGGCTGCACGCTGAACTGCACCTTCTGCCACACCGGCACCCAGGCGCTGGTCCGCAACCTGACCGCGGCCGAGATCGTCGCCCAGGTGCAGGTGGCCCGCGACGACCTTTCGGAGTGGCCCTCGCCCAAGGAGGACCGCCGGCTCTCGAACATCGTGTTCATGGGCATGGGCGAGCCGCTGTACAATCTCGACAACGTCGCCGACGCCATCGACATCATCGCCGACGGCGAGGGCATCGCCATTTCGCGCCGCAGGATCACGGTCTCGACCTCGGGCGTGGTGCCGGAACTGAAGGCGCTGGGCGAGCGGACCCAGGCGATGCTGGCGATCTCGCTGCACGCCACCAACGACGACCTGCGCGACGTGCTGGTGCCGCTGAACAAGAAGTACGACATCGCCACGCTGATGGAAGGCATCCGCAACTATCCGGGCCTGTCCAACACCCGCCGCGTGACCTTCGAGTACGTGATGCTGAAGGACGTCAACGACAGCCCGGCCGAGGCCAAGGCCCTGGTCAAGCTGCTCAAGGGCATCCCCGCCAAGATCAACCTGATCCCGTTCAACCCGTGGCCGGGCACCAACTACGGCTGCTCGGACTGGGGCGCGATCGAGAGCTTTGCGGCGATCCTCAACCGGGCCGGCTACGCCTCGCCGATCCGCACGCCACGTGGCCGCGACATCCTGGCGGCCTGCGGCCAGCTGAAGAGCGAGAGCGAGAAGCTGCGGGCCAGCGCCCGGCGCAAGCTGGCCGCAGGCGACGCCGAGGCCATTGCCTAG